One genomic region from Cetobacterium sp. 8H encodes:
- a CDS encoding DUF3798 domain-containing protein gives MRKFLMYLLATLLSVFTFAEAPYHIGVITGTVSQSEDGLRGAEETIRLYGAADKGGEIVHVTYPDNFMQEMETTISQMVSLADDPKMKAIVIAEAIPGTVEAFRRIREKRPDILLLSNSPHEDPEMIGAVSDLVVNPDSIARGYLIVKAAKEMGADKFMHISFPRHMSYELLSKRRNVMREAAKDLGLEFIEMTAPDPVSDVGVAGAQQYILEQVPSWINKYGKNVAFFATNDAHTEPLLKRVTELGGYFVEADLPSPTMGYPGALGIQFTEDEKGNWPKILQKVEKTVVDKNASGRMGTWAYSYNFAVTVSLVDLAKNVLDGKAQADNFDALKEVLAKNTPGAEWNGSNYVDVKGIEKDNFYLLYQDTYVLGKGYLKMTELEVPEKYFSVK, from the coding sequence ATGAGAAAATTTTTGATGTATTTATTAGCAACATTACTTTCTGTATTCACTTTTGCGGAAGCTCCATACCATATCGGGGTTATAACAGGTACGGTTTCTCAATCAGAAGACGGTCTTAGAGGTGCTGAAGAAACTATCAGACTTTATGGCGCAGCTGATAAAGGTGGAGAAATAGTGCATGTTACATATCCTGATAACTTTATGCAAGAGATGGAAACAACAATATCTCAAATGGTTAGCTTAGCAGATGATCCAAAAATGAAAGCGATCGTTATTGCAGAAGCAATTCCTGGAACAGTTGAAGCTTTTAGAAGAATAAGAGAGAAAAGACCAGATATACTATTACTTTCAAATTCTCCACACGAAGATCCAGAAATGATAGGGGCGGTATCAGATTTGGTTGTAAATCCAGATAGTATAGCTAGAGGTTACTTGATAGTTAAAGCTGCTAAGGAGATGGGGGCAGATAAATTTATGCATATATCTTTTCCTAGACATATGAGTTATGAGCTACTTTCTAAAAGAAGAAACGTAATGAGAGAGGCAGCAAAAGATTTAGGTCTTGAGTTTATTGAAATGACGGCTCCAGATCCTGTAAGTGATGTAGGGGTAGCGGGTGCGCAACAATATATATTAGAGCAAGTTCCTAGTTGGATAAATAAATATGGAAAAAATGTAGCTTTCTTTGCAACAAATGATGCTCATACAGAGCCATTATTAAAAAGAGTTACTGAATTGGGAGGATATTTTGTTGAAGCAGATTTACCTTCACCAACTATGGGATATCCAGGTGCATTAGGAATTCAATTTACAGAGGATGAAAAAGGAAATTGGCCAAAAATACTACAAAAAGTTGAAAAGACAGTTGTAGATAAAAATGCAAGTGGAAGAATGGGAACTTGGGCTTATTCATATAACTTCGCTGTAACAGTTTCTTTAGTTGATTTAGCTAAAAATGTTTTGGATGGAAAAGCACAAGCAGATAATTTTGATGCACTTAAAGAAGTTTTAGCTAAAAATACTCCAGGAGCAGAATGGAATGGAAGTAACTACGTAGATGTGAAAGGTATTGAAAAAGATAACTTCTATTTGTTATATCAAGATACTTATGTATTAGGAAAAGGGTATTTAAAAATGACAGAATTAGAAGTGCCAGAGAAATATTTTTCTGTTAAATAA
- a CDS encoding ABC transporter permease: MNSADISKKISKIGLPRIIIALFLLSLYVIAPFVGINLKTAFQDTFIRVGMNIILVLSLVPMIQGGTGLNFGMPLGVEAGLLGAVISIELGLTGFLGFLGAMIISIPIAVVFGYGYGKILNKVKGGEMMIATYVGFSSVAFMCIMWLLLPFKKPDMIWAYGGEGLRTTVSVESYWSKILGRILNIPNNYSFIGELIFFILVAFLIKEYFRSRSGLSMKAVGANEKFAKSIGIDIDRARIVSVVMSTVIAALGIIVYQQSFGFIQLYLAPFYMAFPAIAAILIGGASVHKATMFNVVVGTFLFQGIITMTPIVISGLIKTDMSETIRVIISNGMILYALTRKGGTN, translated from the coding sequence ATGAATAGTGCAGATATATCAAAGAAAATTTCAAAAATAGGGTTGCCTAGAATAATAATAGCACTCTTTTTATTATCGCTTTATGTGATTGCTCCTTTTGTAGGAATAAATTTAAAAACAGCGTTTCAAGATACATTTATAAGAGTTGGAATGAACATAATATTGGTTTTATCTCTAGTTCCAATGATTCAAGGAGGTACTGGATTAAACTTTGGAATGCCGTTAGGGGTAGAAGCAGGGCTTCTAGGAGCAGTAATTAGTATAGAGTTAGGACTTACTGGATTTTTAGGATTCTTAGGTGCAATGATTATATCTATACCAATCGCTGTAGTTTTTGGATATGGATATGGAAAAATACTTAATAAAGTAAAAGGTGGAGAGATGATGATAGCCACTTATGTTGGATTCTCATCTGTTGCATTTATGTGTATTATGTGGCTACTATTGCCGTTTAAAAAGCCAGATATGATTTGGGCATATGGTGGAGAGGGACTTCGTACAACGGTAAGTGTTGAAAGTTATTGGAGTAAGATACTAGGTAGAATTTTAAATATTCCAAATAATTATAGCTTTATTGGAGAGCTTATATTCTTTATCTTAGTTGCTTTTTTAATAAAAGAATACTTCAGAAGTAGAAGTGGTCTTTCTATGAAAGCAGTTGGAGCAAATGAAAAGTTTGCTAAATCTATTGGAATAGATATAGATAGAGCTAGAATTGTATCAGTTGTAATGTCAACTGTTATAGCAGCTTTAGGAATAATTGTTTATCAACAGAGCTTTGGATTTATACAGCTATATTTAGCTCCATTTTATATGGCTTTTCCAGCAATTGCAGCTATTTTAATAGGAGGAGCTTCAGTTCATAAAGCAACTATGTTCAATGTTGTAGTTGGAACATTTTTATTTCAAGGAATTATAACTATGACACCAATTGTTATAAGTGGTCTTATAAAAACAGATATGTCAGAAACAATAAGAGTTATAATTTCAAATGGAATGATATTATATGCATTAACTAGAAAAGGAGGTACGAATTAA
- a CDS encoding sulfurtransferase, with translation MKKSLILGSLLLSMVAFGKDYTQYKSDKLISPEAAKELIEKDKNVVVIDVRPEAKFTLNNVQGSYNMWRPDMEPKDKRYGEIGGMRASREEMEAELNKMGVTKDSTLVLIGEGLDEYRLWWILDLYGMENVKIVDGGYATLKETGIKTRFGKEAPEKAGNYKFSDAPDKNTLATMNDMEVAFGNSSEVILDTRTKKENIGEDMKKGAVAKGKIPGSVFVEWTQALNKDKTIRSYDELVELYTSKGITPDKEVLPYCQSAVRSAHTTFVLKELLGYSNVKNYDGSWIEWSYGVKDGKVKAEIGE, from the coding sequence ATGAAAAAATCATTAATTTTAGGATCGTTATTATTATCAATGGTGGCATTTGGAAAAGATTATACTCAATATAAATCAGATAAATTAATTAGCCCAGAAGCGGCAAAAGAACTTATAGAAAAAGATAAAAATGTAGTGGTTATAGATGTTAGACCTGAAGCTAAATTCACATTAAATAACGTTCAAGGGTCATATAATATGTGGAGACCAGATATGGAGCCAAAAGATAAAAGATATGGTGAAATAGGTGGAATGAGAGCTTCTAGAGAAGAGATGGAAGCTGAATTAAATAAAATGGGTGTAACAAAAGATTCAACACTAGTTTTAATTGGAGAAGGACTTGATGAATATAGATTATGGTGGATTTTAGATCTATATGGAATGGAAAATGTTAAGATTGTAGATGGGGGATATGCAACTCTTAAAGAAACTGGAATAAAAACAAGATTTGGTAAGGAAGCTCCAGAGAAAGCTGGAAATTATAAATTCTCTGATGCCCCAGATAAAAATACTTTAGCAACGATGAACGATATGGAAGTAGCGTTTGGAAATTCTTCAGAAGTAATTCTTGATACAAGAACAAAAAAAGAGAATATTGGTGAAGATATGAAAAAAGGAGCAGTGGCTAAAGGAAAAATACCAGGAAGTGTATTTGTAGAATGGACACAAGCTTTGAATAAAGATAAGACAATCAGATCTTATGATGAGTTAGTAGAACTTTATACATCTAAAGGAATAACACCAGATAAAGAAGTTTTACCATACTGTCAATCAGCAGTAAGATCAGCTCATACAACTTTCGTATTAAAAGAACTTTTAGGATATTCAAATGTTAAAAACTATGATGGTTCTTGGATTGAATGGTCTTATGGTGTAAAAGACGGAAAAGTAAAAGCAGAAATAGGAGAGTAA
- a CDS encoding FAD-dependent oxidoreductase — protein MLNEVIVEKMKDLVENCMGDSQAACKSNCPMNTDVKKYVNLIGQGNGEEAIKVIREKLFLPGTLGRICAHPCEQNCRRGDEDSSIAIASLKRYAADNFDNEANWDLSKESSKGKKVAIVGAGPAGAQAAIDLSKQGYDVTIFEKLPVFGGMMRIGIPEYRLPREVIDKEYAILKKLGVEVKLSTEVGKDISFEELEKNYDAILVAVGKQSGRVDRSLENHDAKGVFHAAEYLKEISLTKNFQGAGKRVAVIGGGDVAMDCARSSKRVPGVDVVYSVPLEATFEKMASSNHEIHGAIEESVEFKLGNGISRIIVDENNRVSGLEIKKCLGLFDENGNFNPQFDENQKEIIEIDTLVFAIGQGVDNSFDNAGKLATRRNGTFESDKLTMQSATNEKVFVAGDCANAFIVIEAMAEGRRAAKSIDRFLDGKDLLEGRAIENEGGYKSKLYLPTEYLPEGWDAAEKVERMSPNTTDGSDRIKDFSEVEMVFTKEQALKEANRCLQCECKLCMKECIMLNDYTDCPKTLFQEYLEKGCEEMDAKIAYSCNMCDQCTLKCPKDFEIKANFGAMRSEYIKENGGKSPMSGHKAIEMHQYLGYSKMFNTTNAAPSGKKTKYVFFPGCSLPSYNSEAVGNILDHLQDKLGGEVGSLLKCCGKPPKALGQDDLFKERFKSVQKELDKLEAETVIVACQSCFGIFNAYAKQNVISLWELLPEIGLPESQIGVGKESDVVFNIHDSCSIRKQTKIHDGIRWIMNELGYNVEELENSREKTRCCGFGGMIVPAVPDVAKRVMERRATETTTGHMVTYCAACRESMEKGNTDALHILDLVFGEKYTKAKVQARNAGPVKQWMTRYKSKMELNKRK, from the coding sequence ATGTTAAACGAAGTAATTGTTGAAAAAATGAAAGACTTGGTTGAAAATTGTATGGGTGACTCGCAAGCGGCTTGTAAAAGCAACTGCCCTATGAACACAGATGTAAAAAAATATGTAAACTTAATTGGGCAAGGAAATGGAGAAGAAGCAATTAAAGTTATCAGAGAAAAACTGTTTTTACCTGGAACTTTAGGAAGAATTTGTGCTCATCCTTGTGAACAAAACTGTAGAAGAGGGGATGAAGATTCGTCAATAGCAATAGCATCTTTAAAAAGATATGCGGCGGATAATTTTGATAATGAAGCTAATTGGGATTTATCAAAAGAATCATCAAAGGGGAAGAAAGTAGCAATTGTAGGAGCTGGACCAGCAGGAGCTCAAGCTGCAATAGATTTATCTAAACAGGGATATGATGTAACAATTTTTGAAAAACTTCCTGTATTTGGTGGAATGATGAGGATAGGAATCCCTGAATATAGACTTCCAAGAGAAGTTATAGATAAAGAATACGCAATATTAAAAAAATTAGGCGTTGAAGTAAAGTTATCAACAGAAGTAGGTAAAGATATCTCTTTTGAAGAGTTAGAAAAAAATTATGATGCTATTTTAGTAGCAGTAGGAAAACAATCTGGAAGAGTTGATAGATCTTTAGAAAATCATGATGCAAAAGGAGTTTTCCATGCAGCAGAATATTTAAAAGAGATTTCGTTAACTAAAAATTTCCAAGGAGCAGGGAAAAGAGTAGCTGTTATAGGTGGTGGAGACGTAGCAATGGACTGCGCAAGATCATCTAAAAGAGTTCCTGGAGTTGATGTTGTATACTCTGTACCTTTAGAGGCTACATTTGAAAAGATGGCTTCATCTAATCATGAAATTCATGGTGCAATAGAGGAAAGTGTAGAGTTTAAGTTAGGAAATGGAATCAGCAGAATCATTGTAGATGAAAATAATAGAGTTTCAGGACTTGAAATTAAAAAATGTCTAGGACTTTTTGATGAAAATGGAAACTTTAATCCTCAATTTGATGAAAATCAAAAAGAAATTATAGAAATAGATACACTAGTTTTTGCAATTGGACAAGGAGTGGATAACTCATTTGACAATGCTGGGAAATTAGCAACAAGAAGAAACGGAACTTTCGAATCAGATAAATTAACAATGCAATCAGCTACAAATGAAAAAGTATTCGTAGCAGGAGATTGTGCTAATGCATTTATAGTTATTGAAGCTATGGCAGAGGGAAGAAGAGCAGCGAAATCAATCGATAGATTCTTAGATGGAAAGGATCTATTAGAAGGAAGAGCAATAGAAAATGAGGGTGGATATAAATCAAAGTTATATTTACCAACAGAGTATCTACCAGAAGGTTGGGATGCAGCAGAGAAAGTGGAGAGAATGTCTCCTAATACAACGGATGGATCTGATAGAATTAAAGATTTCTCTGAAGTAGAAATGGTATTTACTAAAGAGCAAGCACTAAAAGAGGCAAATAGATGTTTACAATGTGAATGTAAGCTTTGCATGAAAGAGTGTATAATGTTAAATGATTACACTGATTGTCCAAAAACACTATTCCAAGAGTACTTAGAAAAAGGTTGTGAGGAGATGGATGCTAAAATAGCATACTCTTGTAACATGTGTGATCAATGTACTTTAAAATGCCCTAAAGACTTTGAAATCAAAGCTAACTTTGGAGCTATGAGAAGTGAATATATAAAAGAAAATGGTGGGAAATCACCTATGAGTGGACATAAAGCTATTGAAATGCACCAATATTTAGGGTATTCAAAAATGTTTAATACAACAAATGCAGCACCAAGTGGAAAGAAGACAAAATATGTATTCTTCCCAGGATGCTCTCTTCCATCATATAATTCAGAAGCTGTTGGAAACATATTGGATCATTTACAAGATAAATTAGGTGGAGAAGTAGGATCACTTTTAAAATGTTGTGGTAAACCGCCAAAAGCTTTAGGACAAGATGATTTATTTAAAGAGAGATTTAAATCAGTTCAAAAAGAGCTAGATAAATTAGAAGCCGAAACAGTTATAGTTGCATGTCAATCTTGTTTTGGAATATTCAATGCATATGCTAAACAAAACGTAATATCACTATGGGAATTATTACCAGAAATCGGACTTCCTGAATCTCAAATAGGAGTAGGAAAAGAATCAGATGTAGTATTTAACATTCATGATTCATGCTCGATCAGAAAACAAACTAAAATTCATGATGGAATCAGATGGATTATGAATGAATTAGGATATAATGTTGAAGAATTAGAAAACTCTAGAGAAAAAACTAGATGTTGTGGATTTGGTGGAATGATAGTTCCAGCAGTTCCAGACGTAGCAAAGAGAGTTATGGAGAGAAGAGCAACCGAAACAACAACAGGACATATGGTAACATATTGTGCAGCTTGTAGAGAGTCAATGGAAAAAGGAAACACAGATGCTTTACACATATTAGATTTAGTATTTGGAGAAAAATATACAAAAGCTAAGGTACAAGCAAGAAATGCAGGTCCAGTAAAGCAATGGATGACAAGATATAAATCTAAAATGGAATTAAATAAAAGAAAATAA
- a CDS encoding sugar ABC transporter ATP-binding protein: MSETLLKMVGVSKSFGENTVLKDINLNIKSGEIVGLVGENGAGKSTLMKIIFGMSVINETGGYNGEMFFDGKKVNFKSSFDALNAGIGMVHQEFSLIPGFKASENIVLNRETLKKSYLKDIFGERISRVDEESNDERAKKAISHLGVDLSVDTKISDMPVAHMQFTEIAREIERENTKLLVLDEPTAVLTEKEAEILLKTMKRLSQEGIAIIFITHRLEEIMNVSDRVIVLRDGIMMNELETSKTDVDEITELMIGRKMSQETSIRKNSGKTEEILKISNLWVDMPGEKVKNVNLSIKKGEIIGLGGMAGQGKVGIANGIMGLFEAGGEILYKGKRLGLNNPKEPLENGLYFVSEDRKEVGLILDETIDLNIAYPSICIKNEFLKKKYFGIFNSLDMDFVEKNSNKYIEKLEIKCMSGKQRVGELSGGNQQKVCLAKAFTISPDILFVSEPTRGIDIGAKKIVLETLREYNQKENMTIILTSSELEELRSICDRIAIVNEGEIAGILPPEASLLEFGKMMVGIKGGSDE; the protein is encoded by the coding sequence ATGTCTGAAACACTTTTAAAAATGGTTGGTGTATCGAAAAGTTTTGGTGAAAATACAGTTTTAAAAGATATAAACTTAAATATAAAATCAGGTGAGATAGTAGGACTTGTTGGGGAAAATGGTGCTGGAAAATCTACACTTATGAAAATAATCTTTGGAATGTCTGTAATAAATGAAACAGGTGGATATAATGGAGAGATGTTTTTTGATGGGAAGAAAGTGAATTTTAAAAGTTCTTTTGATGCTTTAAATGCGGGAATAGGAATGGTTCATCAAGAATTTTCTTTGATTCCAGGATTTAAGGCCTCAGAAAATATTGTTTTGAATAGGGAAACTTTAAAAAAATCCTATCTTAAAGATATTTTTGGAGAAAGAATAAGTAGAGTAGATGAAGAATCAAATGATGAAAGAGCTAAAAAGGCAATATCTCATTTGGGTGTAGATCTAAGTGTAGATACTAAAATTTCGGATATGCCAGTTGCACATATGCAATTTACGGAAATTGCAAGAGAGATAGAAAGAGAGAATACTAAACTTTTAGTTTTAGATGAACCTACAGCGGTTTTAACTGAAAAGGAAGCTGAAATACTTTTAAAAACTATGAAAAGATTGTCCCAAGAAGGAATCGCTATTATATTTATAACCCATAGACTTGAAGAGATTATGAATGTTTCTGATAGAGTTATAGTTTTAAGAGATGGAATTATGATGAATGAGCTAGAAACTTCAAAAACAGATGTGGATGAGATCACAGAATTAATGATTGGACGAAAAATGTCACAGGAAACTAGTATTCGAAAAAACTCCGGAAAAACAGAAGAAATTTTAAAAATAAGTAATCTTTGGGTAGATATGCCAGGAGAAAAGGTTAAAAATGTAAATTTAAGCATAAAAAAGGGTGAGATAATAGGATTGGGAGGAATGGCTGGACAAGGTAAAGTTGGAATAGCCAATGGAATAATGGGGCTTTTTGAAGCTGGTGGAGAGATTCTTTATAAAGGTAAAAGATTAGGATTAAATAATCCGAAAGAGCCTTTAGAGAATGGACTATATTTTGTTTCGGAAGATAGAAAAGAGGTAGGATTAATTCTTGATGAAACGATTGATTTAAATATAGCTTATCCATCTATATGTATAAAAAATGAGTTTTTAAAAAAGAAATACTTTGGAATATTTAATAGTTTAGATATGGATTTTGTTGAAAAAAACTCTAATAAATATATAGAAAAGTTGGAAATTAAATGTATGAGTGGGAAACAAAGAGTTGGTGAGTTAAGTGGAGGAAATCAACAAAAAGTTTGTCTAGCTAAAGCATTTACAATTTCACCAGATATTTTATTTGTATCTGAACCAACTAGAGGAATAGATATAGGAGCTAAAAAAATAGTTCTTGAAACACTAAGAGAATATAATCAAAAAGAAAATATGACGATAATCTTGACTTCATCTGAGCTTGAAGAACTAAGATCTATCTGTGATAGAATAGCCATAGTAAATGAAGGAGAAATAGCTGGAATATTACCACCAGAAGCAAGTTTACTAGAATTTGGAAAGATGATGGTTGGAATAAAAGGGGGTAGTGATGAATAG
- a CDS encoding ABC transporter permease, protein MKRLKEFLEANIVPIFILIFIVLTVPVSKLTPQYLIQEMILRLDRNLFLVLSLLIPIIAGMGLNFGIVLGAMAGQLALIFITEMRIVGYQGVFLAMIISTPIAILLGYMSGSVLNKAKGKEMITSMILGLFMNGIYQLVVLYGMGSIIKIANPKLILSRGSGIRNAIDLQGIRRGLDGLLEVNILGQKIPLATFIIVILLCIFIVWFRKTKLGQDMRAVGQAIDIAKASGIDVDRTRIIAIVISTVLASFGQIIYLQNIGTMNTYNSHEQIGMFSIAALLIGGASAVKASIPNAITGIILFHMMFIISPMAGKELMGSAQIGEYFRVFVSYGIIALVLVMHEWRRDRDKKKKRKARFNAKEGEAL, encoded by the coding sequence ATGAAAAGATTAAAAGAATTTTTAGAAGCTAATATCGTACCGATATTTATATTGATTTTTATAGTTTTGACAGTGCCAGTTTCAAAATTAACACCACAATACTTAATTCAAGAGATGATTTTAAGACTTGATAGAAACTTATTCTTAGTTTTATCTCTACTAATTCCAATAATAGCTGGAATGGGTCTTAACTTTGGAATTGTTTTAGGGGCAATGGCAGGGCAATTAGCTCTTATATTTATAACAGAGATGAGAATTGTTGGTTATCAAGGAGTGTTTTTAGCTATGATTATATCAACACCTATAGCCATATTATTGGGATATATGAGTGGAAGCGTTCTAAATAAAGCTAAAGGAAAAGAGATGATCACATCTATGATATTAGGATTATTTATGAATGGAATCTATCAGCTTGTAGTTCTTTATGGGATGGGAAGTATAATAAAAATAGCAAATCCTAAATTGATTTTATCTAGAGGAAGTGGGATAAGAAATGCTATAGATTTGCAGGGAATAAGAAGAGGGTTAGATGGATTATTAGAAGTAAATATATTAGGCCAAAAGATTCCTCTAGCAACATTTATAATAGTTATTCTTTTATGTATTTTTATAGTTTGGTTCAGAAAAACAAAGTTAGGGCAAGATATGAGGGCTGTAGGACAAGCTATTGATATAGCTAAAGCTTCAGGAATAGATGTAGATAGGACAAGAATAATAGCAATTGTCATTTCAACTGTTTTAGCTAGCTTTGGTCAGATAATATATTTACAAAATATAGGAACTATGAATACATATAATAGTCATGAACAGATAGGGATGTTTTCAATAGCTGCTCTTCTTATAGGTGGAGCTTCAGCAGTTAAAGCGAGTATACCAAATGCCATAACTGGAATAATATTGTTTCATATGATGTTTATAATATCTCCGATGGCAGGTAAAGAACTTATGGGATCTGCTCAAATAGGGGAATACTTTAGAGTATTTGTATCATATGGAATAATAGCTCTTGTACTAGTGATGCATGAGTGGAGAAGGGATAGAGACAAAAAGAAAAAAAGAAAAGCGCGTTTCAATGCAAAAGAAGGTGAGGCTTTATGA
- a CDS encoding TVP38/TMEM64 family protein: MNQKKNPLKIILIVIVLAAVIFGLMKSGALEYLKDREKLETLIKGLGVWGPIAYIGMYALVTITCVSVLPLTLAGGLIFGAIMGVVYTAIGACLGLSLSFLIARYIARKPIEERFGKTEAFKKINEGVKNEGWFILATTRLLPVFPFGIQNYVYGLTPISFIQYSILSTIFILPGTSVFVLLAGAVASGDMKTAVKMSITASLIFFALTMITKVIAKKSKKS; the protein is encoded by the coding sequence ATGAATCAAAAGAAAAATCCTTTAAAAATAATTTTAATAGTTATAGTTTTAGCAGCAGTGATATTTGGTCTTATGAAATCGGGAGCGTTAGAGTATCTAAAAGATAGAGAAAAATTAGAAACTTTAATAAAAGGATTAGGAGTTTGGGGACCAATTGCTTATATAGGTATGTATGCATTAGTAACTATAACATGTGTTTCAGTTCTTCCATTGACATTAGCAGGTGGACTGATATTTGGAGCAATTATGGGAGTTGTTTATACAGCTATCGGAGCTTGTCTTGGACTTTCACTATCGTTTTTAATAGCTAGATATATTGCAAGAAAACCAATTGAAGAAAGATTTGGAAAAACAGAAGCATTTAAGAAAATAAATGAGGGTGTTAAAAATGAAGGATGGTTTATTCTTGCAACGACAAGATTATTACCAGTATTTCCTTTTGGAATTCAAAACTATGTTTATGGATTAACACCAATTAGTTTTATTCAATATTCTATATTATCAACAATATTTATCTTGCCAGGAACATCAGTATTTGTTTTATTAGCAGGTGCAGTGGCATCAGGAGACATGAAAACAGCAGTTAAAATGTCGATAACAGCATCTTTAATTTTCTTTGCTCTAACAATGATAACAAAAGTAATTGCAAAGAAATCAAAAAAAAGCTAA
- a CDS encoding DUF6672 family protein: protein MKRIATLLSFFIGVCFVSFILFYTGQEHTLVIDNKYQEKTESKNIVFKISGQKDKKISKNKKAVMEVKGIKHEFIVEIDGVSYPGELKFPLNKGSEILIENFLSQKGEWIKSIPQY, encoded by the coding sequence ATGAAAAGAATAGCGACTTTATTAAGTTTTTTTATAGGGGTCTGTTTCGTGTCTTTTATTCTTTTTTATACAGGACAAGAACATACTCTTGTGATTGATAATAAATATCAAGAAAAAACTGAATCTAAAAATATAGTATTTAAAATTTCAGGACAAAAGGATAAGAAAATATCTAAAAATAAAAAGGCTGTAATGGAAGTAAAAGGAATTAAGCATGAATTTATAGTAGAGATTGATGGAGTTAGTTATCCAGGAGAATTAAAATTTCCTCTGAATAAAGGAAGTGAAATTTTAATAGAGAATTTTTTAAGTCAAAAAGGAGAATGGATAAAATCAATACCTCAATATTAA
- a CDS encoding murein L,D-transpeptidase catalytic domain family protein, translating into MKKNFFFFFIIFYLTAMGSTSKLYKTLHLKDKMNYSVFKNAMKGSSKIKGKDFRFLTVIDFTKPSTEPRFSVIDLKEKKLLYYTYVSHGKNSGKVLATKFSNSPNSFQSSLGFFITDAHPYFGTYGYSLRLKGLENRFNSNAYDRSIVIHGADYASKKYIDDMGFLGRTLGCPAIPTELSKPVIDLLSNNSIVFIAGNDPKYFEESKFIN; encoded by the coding sequence ATGAAAAAAAATTTTTTTTTCTTTTTCATTATTTTTTATTTAACTGCTATGGGTTCTACTTCAAAATTATATAAAACTCTTCATCTAAAAGATAAGATGAATTATTCAGTTTTTAAAAATGCTATGAAAGGTTCTTCTAAAATAAAAGGTAAAGATTTTAGATTTTTAACCGTTATCGATTTCACAAAACCCTCTACAGAACCTAGATTTTCTGTTATAGATTTAAAAGAAAAAAAATTACTTTACTATACATATGTGAGTCATGGGAAAAATAGTGGAAAAGTTTTAGCTACAAAATTTTCTAACTCTCCGAATTCATTCCAGAGTTCTTTAGGATTTTTTATAACTGATGCTCACCCATACTTTGGAACATACGGATATTCTCTAAGACTTAAAGGATTAGAAAACAGATTCAATTCAAACGCTTATGACCGTTCAATTGTAATCCATGGAGCAGACTATGCTTCTAAAAAATATATTGATGATATGGGATTTTTAGGTAGAACTTTAGGTTGTCCCGCTATTCCTACTGAGCTATCTAAGCCTGTTATAGACTTACTTTCAAATAACTCTATTGTTTTTATAGCTGGAAATGATCCTAAGTATTTTGAAGAAAGTAAATTTATTAACTAA